The following proteins are co-located in the Bathymodiolus thermophilus thioautotrophic gill symbiont genome:
- the serC gene encoding 3-phosphoserine/phosphohydroxythreonine transaminase, with amino-acid sequence MSQIYNFSAGPAMLPTQVLKQMQGELLEYGNAKASVMEISHRGADFMAMAQKSEADLRGLMNIPDNYKVLFLQGGASAQFSMVPINLLRGKTTANYAHTGHWSKKAIAEGERYCKVNICTDSSGNKYTNIDDFSKWHIDEKGAYLHYTPNETIAGLEFDYVPEVDMPLVADMSSTILSREIDVSKYGVIYAGAQKNIGIAGLTIVIVREDLIGSVVKNQPILFDYATQANNDSMYNTPSTYPWYVAARVFEWLKAQGGLSAMAKINQNKANTLYEAIDASDFYSNPVAKKYRSWMNVPFLLADENLNGLFLEKATNNGLITLKGHRSVGGMRASIYNAMPQEGVDQLVGFMQDFEKENG; translated from the coding sequence ATGAGTCAGATTTATAATTTTAGTGCAGGACCTGCAATGTTACCAACGCAGGTGTTAAAGCAAATGCAGGGTGAATTGTTAGAATATGGCAATGCCAAAGCATCGGTGATGGAAATTTCACATCGGGGTGCAGATTTTATGGCAATGGCACAAAAATCAGAGGCCGATTTAAGGGGGTTAATGAACATTCCTGATAATTATAAAGTGTTGTTTTTGCAAGGTGGTGCATCAGCGCAGTTTTCTATGGTGCCAATTAATTTATTGCGTGGCAAAACAACGGCTAATTATGCACATACAGGACACTGGTCTAAAAAGGCAATTGCCGAAGGTGAGCGGTATTGCAAGGTAAATATTTGCACAGACAGTTCGGGTAATAAATACACCAATATCGATGATTTTTCAAAATGGCATATAGATGAAAAAGGGGCTTATTTGCATTACACACCGAATGAAACGATTGCAGGTTTGGAATTTGATTATGTGCCAGAGGTGGATATGCCATTAGTGGCAGATATGTCATCTACCATTTTATCGCGTGAGATTGATGTATCAAAATACGGCGTTATTTATGCAGGTGCGCAAAAGAATATCGGTATTGCTGGCTTGACTATCGTGATTGTGCGTGAAGATTTAATAGGTAGTGTGGTAAAAAATCAGCCAATTTTATTCGATTATGCAACACAAGCAAACAATGATTCTATGTATAACACACCTTCAACTTACCCTTGGTATGTGGCAGCCCGTGTGTTTGAATGGCTAAAAGCACAGGGTGGCTTAAGTGCCATGGCTAAAATTAACCAAAACAAGGCAAACACCCTTTACGAGGCGATTGATGCATCTGATTTTTATTCAAATCCTGTGGCAAAAAAATACCGCTCTTGGATGAATGTGCCTTTTTTGCTGGCTGATGAAAATTTAAATGGTTTGTTCTTAGAAAAAGCAACAAATAATGGGCTCATTACTTTAAAAGGGCATCGCTCCGTGGGAGGTATGCGTGCCAGTATTTATAATGCAATGCCACAAGAGGGTGTCGATCAATTGGTAGGCTTTATGCAAGATTTTGAGAAGGAAAACGGCTAA
- a CDS encoding phosphoglycerate dehydrogenase gives MNKIQTLNNISPVGLDKLPRERYEVSSEIANPDAILVRSAKMHTLEIGNNLKAVGRAGAGVNNIPLDKMSEKGVVVFNAPGANANAVKELVISSMLLASRNICQAWNYVNNLPLDNLKTAIEDGKKNYAGSELPGKTLGIVGLGAIGVQIANAANALGMRVIGFDPSITIKSAWKLSADVEQALSVDELFAQSDFVSFHVPLVAGTKNLLNETRIALLPAGATILNFARDGIVDEEALMVALEAGKVKYYVTDFPIDDKKNHDRVIALPHLGASTAEAEDNCAIMVANQVKDYLENGNILNSVNFPEAKMPRVGEFRLAITHQNIPNMVGQISTILADAKINIIDMLNKSREEVAYTLIDIESGIPDAVVDNLKQVKGILSVRAL, from the coding sequence ATGAATAAAATACAAACGCTGAACAACATCTCTCCCGTTGGCTTGGATAAATTGCCAAGAGAGCGGTATGAAGTTTCTTCTGAGATAGCGAATCCTGATGCAATTTTAGTGCGTAGTGCCAAGATGCATACCTTGGAAATTGGCAATAATCTCAAAGCAGTAGGTCGTGCGGGTGCTGGCGTGAATAATATCCCACTGGATAAAATGAGCGAAAAAGGGGTGGTGGTGTTTAATGCACCGGGGGCAAATGCTAATGCGGTCAAAGAGTTGGTTATTTCATCAATGCTGCTTGCCAGTCGCAATATTTGTCAAGCGTGGAATTATGTTAATAACTTGCCTTTGGACAATTTAAAAACGGCGATAGAAGACGGTAAAAAGAATTATGCGGGCTCAGAATTGCCTGGAAAAACGCTTGGCATTGTGGGTTTAGGTGCAATTGGGGTGCAAATTGCCAATGCTGCGAATGCTTTAGGGATGAGGGTTATCGGCTTTGATCCGAGTATTACCATTAAGAGTGCTTGGAAACTCTCAGCTGATGTTGAGCAGGCGTTAAGTGTGGACGAACTGTTTGCACAAAGTGATTTTGTGTCTTTTCATGTGCCATTGGTGGCAGGTACTAAAAACTTGTTAAACGAAACGCGTATTGCTTTGTTGCCAGCAGGTGCCACGATTTTGAATTTTGCCCGTGATGGGATTGTTGACGAGGAAGCGTTGATGGTTGCCTTGGAGGCTGGCAAGGTTAAATATTATGTGACAGATTTCCCGATTGATGATAAAAAAAATCATGATCGTGTCATTGCCTTGCCACATTTGGGCGCTTCAACGGCTGAAGCAGAAGACAATTGTGCAATTATGGTGGCAAACCAAGTAAAAGATTATCTTGAAAATGGTAACATCTTAAATTCAGTTAACTTTCCTGAGGCAAAAATGCCAAGAGTGGGTGAATTTCGACTGGCAATCACGCATCAGAATATTCCAAATATGGTGGGGCAAATTTCCACTATATTGGCAGATGCAAAGATTAATATTATTGATATGTTGAATAAATCAAGAGAAGAAGTTGCTTATACTTTGATTGATATAGAGAGTGGCATTCCTGATGCAGTGGTTGACAATTTAAAGCAAGTTAAAGGTATTTTAAGCGTGAGGGCTTTGTAG
- the pheA gene encoding prephenate dehydratase — protein sequence MNKTLNELRVEIDTLDKQIQSLIGKRAELAAAVAEVKRTTNDKGGFYRPEREAQVLRAIIGRNDNLLKGTDMAHIFREIMSACLALEQKIKVAYLGPKGTYTQEATLKHFGHAVSTLDCSSIDEIFHEVEKGNANYGVVPIENSSNGVIGATVDMLYSQNLKVCGEVEISVRHQLMMADQSQEIKVIYAHQQALDQCRRWLNDNYPHAELQAVASNAFAAKFIKDEPNAAAIASEVALGLYGLERVAKNIEDKTGNTTRFLVLGKEEVPVSGKDKTSILIVAKHEAGALLDLLSPLKEQGINILQLAHHPIPNAKWEYMFLVDVEGHQQEESVEKALAQIAKKAIKINILGSYPVTVL from the coding sequence ATGAACAAGACATTAAACGAACTCAGGGTTGAGATTGATACGCTGGACAAGCAAATTCAATCATTGATTGGCAAACGAGCTGAACTCGCTGCAGCCGTTGCAGAGGTCAAGCGCACAACAAACGACAAAGGGGGGTTTTATCGCCCAGAACGAGAAGCACAAGTTCTTCGTGCGATTATTGGGCGCAATGACAATCTACTTAAAGGCACAGACATGGCGCACATATTTCGTGAAATTATGTCCGCTTGCCTTGCTTTAGAGCAAAAAATTAAAGTCGCTTATCTTGGCCCCAAAGGCACTTATACGCAAGAAGCAACTTTGAAACATTTCGGACATGCGGTCTCAACCTTGGATTGCAGTAGCATTGATGAGATATTTCATGAAGTGGAAAAGGGCAATGCGAATTATGGCGTTGTGCCAATTGAAAACTCTTCTAATGGCGTGATTGGCGCTACAGTTGATATGCTTTACTCTCAAAATCTAAAAGTTTGTGGTGAAGTAGAAATTTCAGTTCGTCACCAGTTAATGATGGCAGACCAATCTCAGGAAATTAAAGTAATTTACGCACATCAACAAGCACTTGACCAATGTCGGCGTTGGCTCAACGACAATTACCCACACGCTGAATTACAGGCAGTAGCCTCTAACGCCTTCGCAGCAAAATTTATCAAAGATGAGCCAAACGCAGCAGCAATTGCCTCAGAAGTGGCACTCGGTTTATACGGCTTAGAGCGAGTTGCTAAAAATATTGAAGACAAAACAGGTAATACCACACGCTTTCTAGTGCTTGGCAAAGAAGAGGTGCCAGTATCAGGTAAAGACAAAACCTCCATATTAATAGTTGCCAAACATGAAGCGGGCGCACTGCTTGATTTACTATCCCCCCTTAAAGAACAGGGTATTAACATTCTGCAACTCGCACATCACCCCATCCCTAATGCCAAATGGGAATATATGTTTTTGGTTGATGTGGAAGGGCATCAACAAGAAGAGTCTGTGGAAAAAGCATTGGCACAAATTGCCAAAAAGGCAATTAAGATAAACATCTTAGGTTCTTATCCTGTTACGGTTTTGTAG
- the hisC gene encoding histidinol-phosphate transaminase — translation MNNICKSILSLKPYQGGKPISELQRELGLDNIVKLASNENPLPSSKKVQQAIAKAANEVGRYPDGNGFELKQAIAQHLSVSAGQITLGNGSNDILELMARVVVCSAKDEVIFSQYAFVVYPLVTQALGATAVVTPANDFGHDLAAMLAAVTENTKLIFIANPNNPTGTWLEDDEIYAFLSKVPSTVIVVLDQAYIEYLEADDTTVQWLKEFDNLVITRTFSKAYGLAGLRVGYALSSVVTADYLNRIRQPFNVNHIAQSAAIAALAEGEFLTHSVTANKQGLLQLATGFDELGLSYIPSFANFIAVKVGNASVVYQQLLESGFIVRPVEMENYLRVSVGTKNENKTFLDTLKSLL, via the coding sequence ATGAATAATATTTGCAAATCGATATTGTCTTTGAAGCCCTATCAAGGTGGCAAGCCAATCAGTGAATTACAGCGCGAATTGGGTTTGGACAATATTGTCAAACTTGCCAGTAATGAAAACCCGTTACCCAGTAGCAAAAAAGTGCAACAAGCCATTGCAAAGGCTGCTAACGAAGTAGGGCGCTATCCTGATGGCAATGGTTTTGAACTTAAACAAGCAATTGCACAGCATTTATCAGTATCAGCAGGGCAAATTACGCTGGGTAATGGCTCAAATGATATTTTGGAATTGATGGCTAGAGTTGTGGTGTGCAGTGCAAAGGACGAAGTAATTTTTTCACAGTATGCATTTGTGGTTTATCCACTGGTTACGCAAGCACTAGGTGCAACAGCGGTAGTCACGCCTGCCAATGATTTTGGCCATGATTTGGCGGCAATGTTGGCGGCTGTTACTGAGAATACCAAGTTGATTTTTATTGCCAATCCAAATAATCCAACTGGAACCTGGTTAGAAGATGATGAGATTTATGCTTTTTTATCAAAAGTGCCGAGCACTGTTATCGTGGTACTTGACCAAGCCTATATTGAGTATTTAGAAGCAGATGATACTACTGTTCAATGGCTCAAAGAGTTTGATAATTTGGTGATAACACGCACTTTTTCTAAGGCGTATGGTTTGGCGGGTTTGCGTGTGGGGTATGCACTGTCTAGCGTTGTAACGGCAGATTATTTAAACCGTATTCGTCAGCCTTTTAATGTTAATCACATTGCACAGAGTGCGGCAATTGCGGCATTGGCAGAGGGTGAATTTTTAACACATTCTGTAACTGCAAATAAACAAGGTTTGTTGCAACTGGCTACGGGGTTTGATGAATTGGGTTTGTCCTATATTCCTTCGTTTGCAAATTTTATTGCAGTTAAGGTGGGTAATGCTAGTGTGGTTTATCAGCAATTACTAGAGAGCGGTTTTATCGTTCGACCTGTGGAAATGGAGAATTATTTAAGAGTCTCGGTTGGCACAAAAAATGAGAATAAAACATTTTTAGATACACTAAAATCACTACTATGA
- a CDS encoding prephenate dehydrogenase, which produces MNKICIIGVGLIGGSFALGLKNTQKIKIVGFGRHEAHLQEAQKLGAIDTYSLDIVTALSGVDLVLIATPVNSFKNIFEMIKPHINEQTIISDVGSTKGSVIATAKEVFGAMPENFVPAHPIAGKEQSGVDAADGALFNNKLVILTPTENVNTRSVTQVRALWEALGAKVEIMDDKTHDDLLAMTSHLPHMLAFSLMDYLTGNGKNVLDYAAGGFKDFSRIASSDASMWRDICFNNSSDIIKHIKGFQGSLDKIVDFIEEGKTQEIEQLFIDAKMARDNWLKDK; this is translated from the coding sequence ATGAATAAAATTTGTATTATTGGCGTTGGATTGATTGGCGGCTCGTTTGCGCTGGGCTTGAAAAACACACAAAAAATTAAAATTGTCGGTTTCGGCAGACATGAGGCACACTTGCAAGAAGCGCAAAAACTGGGTGCGATTGATACTTATAGTTTGGATATTGTTACGGCACTGTCTGGCGTAGATTTGGTGTTGATTGCCACACCTGTCAACAGTTTTAAAAATATTTTTGAAATGATAAAGCCCCATATTAACGAACAAACAATTATTTCCGATGTTGGCAGCACGAAAGGCAGTGTAATTGCAACTGCCAAAGAAGTTTTTGGCGCAATGCCTGAGAACTTTGTGCCAGCGCATCCGATTGCAGGCAAAGAACAAAGTGGTGTGGACGCAGCAGATGGTGCATTGTTTAACAACAAACTCGTGATTTTAACACCAACAGAGAATGTCAATACACGCTCAGTTACGCAAGTCAGAGCATTGTGGGAGGCACTGGGTGCTAAGGTTGAAATTATGGACGACAAAACCCATGATGATTTGTTGGCAATGACCTCACACTTGCCACATATGTTGGCATTTTCACTCATGGATTATTTGACTGGAAACGGTAAAAATGTATTGGATTATGCTGCCGGTGGATTTAAAGATTTTTCACGCATTGCCTCTTCGGATGCTTCTATGTGGCGTGATATTTGCTTTAATAATTCTAGTGATATTATCAAACACATTAAAGGATTTCAAGGTAGTTTGGATAAAATTGTTGACTTTATTGAAGAAGGGAAGACGCAGGAAATAGAGCAATTATTTATAGATGCTAAAATGGCTCGAGATAATTGGTTGAAAGACAAATGA
- the aroA gene encoding 3-phosphoshikimate 1-carboxyvinyltransferase — translation MSKFIAQPANTLSGTLKVPGDKSISHRCIMLGSLANGVTEVSGFLQGEDALATLKAFQLMGVKIERQEDKVTIHGVGLHGLSQPNVPLDLGNSGTSMRLISGILAAQAFDTELVGDVSLSQRPMGRVINPLTEMGAVIESNAGKPPLKIRGGQSLVAIDYDLPVASAQVKSCVLLAGLYAQGQTCVNEPETTRDHTERMLNGFDYPVHTHAKKICLTGGGALTATKIQVPSDISSAAFFMVAACIAPQADITLMGVNINPTRTGVIDILQLMGGNLTVSNEREIGGELLADIRIQSSDLQGIEIPKNLIPLAIDEFPAIFIAASCAIGETVLTNAKELRVKESDRIQVMADGLNILGIENTVLEDGIKIQGGVFSKPSGTIESHHDHRISMSFAIASLRCKHAIEINGVDNVKTSFPNFVALANSAGMNLVEI, via the coding sequence ATGAGTAAATTTATCGCCCAACCTGCCAACACACTATCAGGCACACTCAAAGTACCGGGGGATAAATCCATTTCCCATCGTTGTATTATGCTAGGATCGCTGGCAAACGGCGTTACCGAAGTGAGTGGCTTTTTACAGGGGGAAGACGCTTTAGCCACGCTAAAAGCCTTTCAATTAATGGGCGTTAAGATTGAGCGGCAAGAGGATAAAGTTACTATTCACGGCGTTGGTTTGCATGGATTAAGTCAGCCCAATGTGCCACTTGATTTGGGCAATTCTGGCACTTCTATGCGCTTGATATCAGGTATTTTAGCAGCACAAGCTTTTGATACTGAATTGGTTGGCGATGTATCGTTGTCTCAGCGCCCTATGGGTAGGGTGATTAACCCACTTACTGAGATGGGGGCAGTGATTGAAAGTAATGCTGGCAAGCCACCGCTTAAAATTAGAGGTGGGCAATCACTCGTCGCTATTGATTATGATTTGCCTGTGGCATCAGCACAAGTGAAATCCTGTGTTTTGTTGGCAGGTTTGTATGCCCAAGGTCAGACTTGTGTCAATGAGCCAGAGACCACACGAGACCACACTGAGCGTATGTTAAATGGCTTTGATTACCCAGTGCATACCCATGCTAAGAAAATATGCTTGACGGGCGGTGGTGCGTTAACTGCGACGAAAATTCAAGTGCCAAGCGATATATCATCTGCTGCGTTTTTTATGGTGGCTGCTTGCATTGCTCCACAGGCTGATATTACTTTAATGGGTGTGAACATTAACCCAACACGCACAGGCGTGATTGATATTTTGCAGTTAATGGGTGGCAATTTAACTGTGTCCAATGAGCGAGAAATTGGGGGTGAGTTGTTGGCTGATATTCGCATTCAATCATCAGATTTACAAGGAATTGAGATTCCAAAAAACTTAATTCCACTTGCCATTGATGAATTTCCCGCTATATTCATTGCAGCAAGTTGCGCCATAGGAGAGACTGTTTTAACCAATGCAAAGGAATTGCGAGTTAAAGAATCTGACCGTATCCAAGTGATGGCAGATGGTTTGAATATTCTGGGTATTGAAAACACAGTGCTTGAAGATGGCATTAAGATTCAAGGTGGCGTCTTTTCAAAACCAAGTGGTACGATTGAGTCGCACCATGATCACCGTATTTCAATGTCATTTGCCATTGCGTCTCTTAGGTGTAAACACGCCATAGAAATTAACGGTGTGGACAATGTCAAAACCTCATTTCCTAATTTTGTTGCATTGGCAAACTCTGCGGGTATGAATCTTGTGGAAATTTAA
- a CDS encoding TusE/DsrC/DsvC family sulfur relay protein produces MALADLERDGHGYLVDLNTWDRGVAAELAEEEGVNLTDESFKLIDFLREEYINNNANQPNERNMVKGLKDNWEGKLTTKELYTLFPKGPAKQAGKIAGLPETKRKGGY; encoded by the coding sequence ATGGCATTAGCAGATTTAGAAAGAGATGGACACGGATATTTAGTAGATCTTAACACATGGGATAGAGGTGTTGCCGCAGAACTTGCGGAAGAAGAAGGAGTGAATTTAACAGATGAGAGTTTTAAACTTATTGATTTCTTGCGTGAAGAATACATTAACAACAACGCCAACCAGCCTAACGAGCGCAATATGGTTAAAGGACTAAAGGACAACTGGGAAGGAAAACTTACCACTAAAGAACTTTACACTTTATTTCCAAAAGGCCCTGCCAAACAAGCAGGAAAAATCGCTGGATTGCCTGAGACGAAACGCAAAGGTGGTTACTAA
- the lepB gene encoding signal peptidase I: MILENASSFFAWDVSSYLAAFLILAFVIVTVDHFFMGGATENAPSTKKYLLSKWLYFVCFLRLDKSEKYLHRSKVVQLSAEFYPVLLLVFLLRGLVAEPFRIPSNSMMPTFLTYDFLLVDKLSYGIHLPILNTELVDFGDPERGDVVVFRYPNYEKQKTYKGADFIKRVIGIPGDKIEYIDDKLTVNGEAIEYQKIGIYKGYEKGIEMTGHKRYREMLGNNPHDILLHPKGASRNVKLVVPEGHYFVMGDNRAHSSDSRFWGFVPEEYIVGRAFYIWAHGDVGGIFSSSPLKALKTFSFSRNGVID, translated from the coding sequence ATGATTCTCGAAAATGCTTCATCATTCTTTGCTTGGGATGTTTCTTCTTATTTAGCGGCGTTCCTAATTTTGGCATTTGTCATTGTAACGGTAGATCATTTTTTTATGGGTGGGGCGACAGAAAACGCACCGTCAACGAAAAAATATTTGTTGTCTAAGTGGCTGTATTTTGTTTGCTTTTTAAGGCTTGACAAATCAGAAAAATATTTGCACCGCTCTAAAGTAGTACAACTCTCAGCAGAGTTTTATCCCGTATTGTTATTGGTGTTCTTACTTAGAGGGCTTGTGGCAGAACCTTTTAGAATCCCTTCTAATTCAATGATGCCAACCTTTTTAACATATGACTTTTTGTTGGTTGACAAGTTATCTTATGGCATACATTTACCCATTTTAAACACTGAATTGGTAGATTTTGGAGACCCAGAGCGAGGTGATGTGGTGGTATTTAGGTATCCAAACTATGAGAAACAAAAAACTTACAAAGGGGCGGATTTCATTAAGCGTGTAATCGGCATACCGGGTGATAAGATTGAATATATTGATGACAAACTTACTGTGAATGGTGAGGCGATTGAATATCAAAAAATTGGCATTTACAAAGGCTACGAAAAAGGCATTGAAATGACAGGTCACAAGCGTTATCGTGAGATGTTGGGTAATAATCCACATGATATTTTGCTCCATCCTAAGGGCGCTTCTAGAAATGTTAAGTTGGTGGTTCCTGAAGGGCATTATTTTGTCATGGGTGACAATAGGGCGCACAGTAGTGACAGTCGATTTTGGGGGTTTGTGCCTGAGGAATATATTGTTGGCAGGGCTTTTTATATCTGGGCACATGGAGATGTTGGTGGTATATTTTCTAGCAGTCCTCTGAAAGCACTTAAAACTTTTTCGTTTTCTCGTAACGGGGTTATTGATTAA
- a CDS encoding ParB/RepB/Spo0J family partition protein — MTNSSKLGRGLDVLLGKTIDNGQSGNNLKILNINELQRGKFQPREDINPDTLKELANSITAQGIIQPLVVRKVTYDKYEVIAGERRWRAAKIAGLKKVPVIVREINDQIALAIGLIENIQREALTPLEEAKALQKLIEDFKMTHEEISHVVGRSRSSVSNLIRLLQLNNAVKQFLNNGKIEMGHGRALLPLPIEQQLEVANQVIQKSLSVRQTEELVKRVLNPKPSKAVVINPHIQTLAENLSKTLNSKTEIRTNGNKGKIIIHYQSENELDALLKHINQ; from the coding sequence ATGACAAACTCTTCAAAATTAGGTCGTGGACTGGATGTATTACTAGGAAAAACAATCGATAATGGCCAATCTGGCAACAATTTAAAAATCTTAAACATTAACGAATTACAACGAGGAAAATTTCAACCTAGAGAAGACATTAATCCCGACACACTAAAAGAACTTGCCAATTCAATTACCGCACAGGGCATTATTCAGCCACTGGTAGTTCGTAAAGTTACTTACGATAAATACGAAGTTATTGCCGGTGAAAGGCGCTGGCGTGCCGCCAAGATTGCTGGACTAAAAAAAGTGCCCGTTATTGTGCGTGAAATCAACGACCAAATTGCACTGGCAATTGGTTTAATTGAAAACATTCAGCGTGAAGCTTTAACCCCACTAGAAGAGGCCAAAGCATTGCAAAAATTAATTGAAGATTTTAAAATGACACATGAAGAAATCTCACATGTGGTGGGTCGTTCTCGCTCCAGTGTCAGTAATTTAATTCGATTATTACAATTAAATAATGCAGTTAAGCAATTTCTCAATAACGGTAAAATAGAAATGGGTCATGGGCGCGCTTTATTGCCACTGCCAATTGAGCAACAACTTGAGGTTGCCAATCAAGTTATTCAAAAATCTTTGTCTGTGCGTCAAACCGAAGAATTGGTCAAAAGAGTGCTAAACCCAAAACCAAGCAAGGCTGTCGTTATCAATCCCCACATTCAAACACTTGCCGAGAATCTAAGCAAAACACTAAACTCAAAAACTGAAATTAGAACCAATGGTAATAAAGGCAAAATTATTATTCATTATCAATCTGAAAATGAACTTGACGCTTTATTAAAGCACATTAATCAATAA
- a CDS encoding ParA family protein has protein sequence MAIILSVANQKGGVGKTTTAVNLSAALKTIKKRVLLVDIDPQGNATMGCGIDKYHLKNSVCELLLGECSIEEAITHSDKTKIDVIPANTELITAEIALIKNKHSEYILKEALAQVNDQYDYVIIDCPPSLNMLTINAFTASKGIIIPMQCEYYALEGLSALIQTIEKIQVTTNPDLRITGLVRTMYDTRNNLSNEVSVQLQQYFAQKVFKTIIPRNVKLAEAPSFGQAAINYARSSKGAISYVSLASEVIRKTKTPLN, from the coding sequence GTGGCAATCATTCTTTCAGTGGCAAACCAAAAAGGTGGCGTGGGTAAAACCACCACTGCCGTCAATTTGAGTGCCGCCTTAAAAACCATCAAAAAACGCGTTCTGTTGGTTGACATTGACCCACAAGGTAATGCCACCATGGGTTGTGGTATCGATAAATATCATCTAAAAAATTCTGTTTGTGAACTGTTGTTAGGCGAATGCAGTATTGAAGAGGCCATTACACATTCAGATAAAACAAAAATCGATGTAATCCCTGCAAACACTGAATTAATTACCGCTGAAATTGCCCTAATAAAAAATAAGCATTCAGAATACATATTAAAGGAGGCGCTTGCTCAAGTGAACGATCAATATGACTATGTTATTATTGACTGCCCGCCTTCGCTCAATATGCTAACAATTAACGCATTTACCGCATCAAAAGGGATTATTATCCCGATGCAATGCGAATATTATGCCTTAGAAGGGTTAAGCGCCTTAATACAAACCATTGAAAAAATTCAAGTAACCACTAACCCTGACTTGAGAATCACAGGATTGGTTAGAACAATGTATGACACTCGTAACAACTTATCAAATGAAGTGTCGGTGCAATTACAGCAATATTTTGCACAAAAAGTATTTAAAACCATCATCCCTAGAAATGTAAAATTAGCAGAAGCACCCAGTTTTGGTCAAGCGGCAATTAACTACGCCAGATCCTCCAAAGGGGCAATCTCCTATGTTTCACTTGCAAGTGAAGTCATTCGAAAAACAAAAACACCTTTAAATTAA